AAATTGCTCTAAGTGTGGGTATaggagaaaactatacaaacATGGAATAGTTACCTTGAATTTAGCTGGAAAGCCAAGTTTCTGAATGATACGAGCATACTGAGAACAACATTACTGTGTTAGACTTCAGAAACTACTCAGCCAGCATAGACGAAATGGAAGCAAGCCATGTCATACCTTTCTTGCTGCCAGCTTGGATTGTTGTTCGCTCTTCGCTCCCGTACATACCTGGTATAGGATAACATATGTCTTGCTTTAACGTACTACATAAGTAGGATGGATGGATACACAAAACTGTAGTTCTCTGAAACTTATGCATTTTTCCATCAATAAGGTTAAACAAAAAGTTCATTTCTTTCAGACAAACTTCTAGCCAAAATTGCTCAATGATGACAACAGAGAAAGCTGATTTGAATGAAGATATTGATCCAAGTAATATCCAAAGCAATTACTCAGTGCAAATTATCCTTCCACAAGTACTGGAGTCCAATAATTTAGGTTTCATCTATTACAACTTAACATCTGATTTCGGTGATGTAATTGAAAATTTAGCTAGGAAAAACTACGTGTTCAATCATTATTATGACATGGCAATACAATAAttaattatttataaaagtAATAATAATTCATCTGGGTGAACCAGTGAAGAGTTTAATTTGCACATTTACAAACTAAAGGAGTACATATTAGGGATAACAAATTAATGTGATACATGTAGCAATTCAAAAACTAAATCAAATGCATGCTAACAAGTGCAATACCAGCTCATGCAAATAGGCCTTAATAATCAAGATCATGTACAAGCTTATCTTCTTAACATTAGAATCATACCATTTTACCCGATGCGAATATCAGTGCGGTAGTTTTTGGTTCTCTTATTCTCATGATAACTGCAGCGAAACGCTGCATGAAGCGAAGAGTTAGCAAACTAAATCATAAAATATACATAGGACAAAACAACAACTTACATAAAACATAGTACCAGCGAGAAAGCAGAGTAATCAAAGTGCTGCATAGTAAAATGTATAGTCTCTGTTTACTTCATTTTCTCCATATGCCTTATTGGAGGGCAACAATAGCCAACATTTGATTTACAAAATTATATTTAGTTAAACAGACTTGCAGTACAGTCAAGCTTATCTTGTTAGTTCCAGACTAATTAGAAGTCCAACGGTAAATATTTGCTGAACTGCAGACAGTATAGAGTCTGTTCTTATTTATGGGAAAAGCTGGTGGTGCATCTTCACTATCTTTCCTCAGATTTACCCTATAAAACTAGAACACCTGGCGCCATTTACAGAGTTGCTCAAAATGGCATTAGTGAAATTTCAGTACTGCTCTCAGCTCAAATAGCAGATCACCCATTGGCCACCTAGCAGAAAAACTAGATATGATTGAAGATACTATCTAAGTATTATCCTAAGTAGCATAGAAAATCCAAATGAATGTTCAGctcatatatgttactacaTGGCACCAAAAATAAACTGGGCATGCATTAATACATGCAAAAAATACCCTTCCAAGTGATAATAGGATCACAAGGATAAACTGGACAATTGTCATACCTTTGGATTATATTCTGCATTACGTGCTTGCAAAGCTATTGCTTTAAGGTCTAATTTACAATCCAAATTGACCGTTGACACGATATTCCTGTCATCAAAACAAACAGGAGGATACACCAGAAAACAATTCAATTTTCTTACTGTGAATGgcaaagaaataaaaactaGCATAACATAAACAATCCAACAGGGCAACAACCATTCCTCACTTGTCAACGCACATCAGTCACCCACAAGTACACATGAAATAAGTCTGCAGCGATCGATCAGATAGCATGCAACACCTAAATAACATTAATATTGACTTTTGCTTTCTTGACCACGTAAACTTCCAAATACTGAAGTCACACCAAGAGTTAAAACTCCAAATGGATTATTAACCTGCTTTGCTCGTAGAGGAATATAAAGTATTAATCAAATATCACCTCGACGCACAATATATGAGTTAACTCATGACACCTAATCCCACGAGCACCATAATATCGCGTGCAGATATAATCCCATCATCTTGAGATAACTCCATCGTCACACAAGCTCACGCTTTTGGTACCCAAACCCACCCTGACGAAGGTTTTGGTTGCCTAAGTTTGGCCAAGTATTGACCAACATGCAAAAAATCGCACCTATGCAAACAAGGCCAAATTTTCCTGTATTACCCaaaaagatcggtatggttgGTTTGGGCCagaccaaacacacccttagcCCTCTTCATGAGGTTTTAGGGATCCAGATCCAGTATTTGGGGCACATCTGATGCTGCATGAGATTATGCTGCAAGTGATTTGACTAATTATCGCAGTCATACCCAAAGATCTAAACTAATCCAGGCCAACGGACTAACACAAAGGTGACTAAGCCAGCTCGCGGCCCAAGACCGGATCTTTCTCTTCCAGCAACAGATCCGGGACTTACTGGAGCGTGGGGATGATGCCGGAGGGGTGCTTGGACAGATCCACCGGCTCAGTCCCCTCCAGTGCCGCCTCCGCCATGACCACAGCCCCCAAAGTTCGCTCACTGAATCCGAGGCCTCCGCGCACTAATCCAGCTAAATCAGCGCAAATTCGAGGGTGGAATGGGCGGGAAGAGGCGCGCGGGTCGGGAGGTTGGCGGAAGAATTCGAAATTTGGGGTCTTTTATAGAGATCGAGAGCaggaggggaaggggagagagaggagggagaggctAGGGTTATCTATCAGGCAGCCGATCTGGGTCTCGCGAGGGGGGGAAGCCGGGAAGGGAGGCGTGTGGTACTGGGAGAGTTAGGGGTGTATGCGTGTGTGGTTGTTGTTAGCCGTGGACCGGGAGTAGGCGGTCGGTGACTCGGTGGGGCGGCTTCGTTGCTACAGGTCGAGCGAGATGACCTGCTGTGGCAGGTCAGGGGGCGAGGTCTTTCTGCTGGTGAAGTGGGGTAGTCGTTATCTTGAGAGGCTGACCTGTAGGGTACACATGGTGTGGGGACAAAGTGTCAGTGGGGGGGGATCGGAGGTTTTCCTTGTAGTCAAGAAGCTTGTTTTTATAAGGGAGTAACAGACAAGACAGGAGGGTTGGCCACTTGCCCACTTGATCTCAAGGAGCTGCAAAAAAGTTGGCTCTACAGTTTAACTTCTcgattttttaaaaaagaacAACGATTCTCGTTAAAACAACCCAACATTACAGAGAAACActaacaaaaaataataatgttCTTAAAAACTCTCCGTCCTCTTCCACTAGAGCACGAGTTTACATGTGGATCGGAAGTCATCAAAATAAAAGTCCATGAAGTATATGTACCAAACAAGAAGCCACTGTCGGGATAGCATGAAGCTCTCGATCCATGTACGTCGTCTATGCTCCAAGGAACAACAACACCCACCGGCCACCCCCTACTTCCATAAAATCCTCGAGATTCGCATCGACGCCGAAAGAATCACCGTCAAGACGCCCTGGAAGATCAAGAAACAAAACCCCAAAATTGTGTTGTCTCAACCGCCTCACCGACGCAAACCGAGAGAAATCTAACTTCACAGTCCCCAGAATGATGGTGGGCCTCGAGGCCTTTATTGTTCTTGGTTCCAAGAAGCACGTTTATTGCGACCTTCATTGTTGCCGTCCCCGTGAAAGGGAATGGCGACCGGAGGCGAACTTGAAAAACATATCACAAAACCTAATATGAAAAATGATGAcaattgtgagatcgagacAGGGTCCCCTTACCTCACAATATCGATGAAGAGGCCAAAGACAGAGGCTAGAGAGATCCGAGAAGCGGCGAAGATACATTATGGTTTTCTCTTAGCGATGACACATAGGACATCTGCTATCTTGGACTAGAGAGAAGTGGAAAAATAATATGCCTCCCTCCTCTTAATCAGGAGAGATCTCTTCAAGAATATGAGatcatttttttattagaTTTCATATTTTCATGGCATGTTCTTATTAATTTTAATCATCATATATTTCTATATTCACATCAACATTCGTTGCAAGAGACAAATAAGAGATAacttgctactccctccatttcggTATACAAGGCCGACATGTATCCCTAGATTGTTAATTCAACAAATATAATGTAACTTGTATATCACAAAAGTTATTACATAAGAAAATGGaacatttgaagtttctaaaaaTATAACTTTTGTATATAAAACTTATATTGCATCAGTTAAATCACCGCCCTCGCACACAGCCAGAAAAAACATCCAGTCCCTCGCCCCCTATCCAAAGTTCCAAACCCTGGAtacggcaccgccgccgccgcatttGGTCCGCCGGCCACCGCGGTCCTGTGCCCTCGCCGTCACCGGGCACAGCTCCGACTCCCTGGCAGCCTGCAGCCCTTCCCCTCCGCCTTGCTGCACGCGCCGCCTTACatctcggcctcctcccccaAAATCAATCGGGGCGGCGTAGAAGATGAGGTGAGGATTCCGGGATCTTTGCTCTTTCGCAACAGCGCCCCTGCGCCCGCGTCCTCATGGTCGTCAAAgacgccaccgccggccaAGCCCTACATGTGCGGCCACcaccagcaacagcagcagcatcgcGTCACTGGATGCCGCTGAGTTCAACCACGCCCGTCGAGTCAACTCCTTCGGGTATTTCATTCTGTGGCCCTTCACATCATGAAAGAGGGATATTCAGTAGATTTCTGGGAGCTCCATGGCTTCACATCATGACATGCATATACCGTTTTAGATTTCAAGAAAGATTgcatttttttaggggataTGGTGTCCACAATCTAGATCCGTGTTCAGTACTTTCTGTGTTAGTACTGCCTCCATTGTCCATTTAGCCAAGAACTGATCCTACTTCCTTGCAATGTATATTTCAATATTTGTACTCCTTAGAGATGtttcttcatcttcctttAGATGAGTAAACAGATGCTAAAGGGTCATGAAGGAGTGCAAGTCGAGATTATTGGTAGGCTGCCGACACCGTTTGGCTTGGTTCGTTCTGAAATGGCTCCAGATCATCCGAAAACAAAGGTGAGCATTTCATCATGTTCTATCATTGGGAATTTTAAATTCAATTGATTTTTAGTTTATCAGCAACTGCTACCTATTAACAATAAGTTTTTTAGGATTTTTCTGTCAGACATGATTGTACTATGGGGAAGCTAAAGATAGCGAGCTTTGACAATCACCTGTCAGAAAAGATCATTCTCATGTGTTTCAGGTTGAATATCAGTCATGCTATGTATTTCACTATTCTAGGCATAATGTAAATCCGCTGACTCTCTTGTGATATCTTGTTTACAGCTGCAAATTTTCTTAAATATGAATTCTTTAGGTGATATCGTTGTGTGCTTCATTTTTGTCTAATCTTCTTTGTTAATGATATGAAAGAAATATTATTTAGTTTTAACAACCTGTTCCTTCAAGGTTGTCTTTGCTTACACTTATGTTTCAATTTTCCGTCAcatcaaattaaatgtttCATAAAGAATTCTCAGTTGGTGTTTGATTTGTATTTTTGGTGTTTGCAGTAGCTCAGGGATAAAGTTAGGTTGGTCTCTTGGTGGCATCATCTTCATGACCTGTTGTTTGCTGCCACCGACGTGTAGCAGATTTCAAAGAAAGGCGGCTCTCTATGGAGCTAAGGGCAGATGAAAAGATTTTAGAGGGATGAGATTATGAGAGACCATGTGAAGCACTAAGATAAAGAGGTGAGCttcacctacactgctacacaATGTGCTTTTGATGGTTTACATGGATAGTACCAATATAGTTTGCTCTTAATTAAAGATTTCCAAGCATCTATATAGCATTGAAGATGTACAAGAAGTTCCGAGCTTTCCATAGAATTTTTCTATGCACAATTTGGTCTGATGGTTTATCTTCAGTGGCCAGTTTAGTTTTGCGTTTTATATGAGCAAATTACCTTCAGAAATACATCTTTCTGTGCACACTGACTTTGCTGGCCACTTCAGACCCTGTTAGGGGTCAAATTAGATTATATCACTCTCTTTTGAGTAAGAAGCGCCACCATGTTCTGATTACTGTGCACATCATGTTAGAATCAAGAAACATAGGGCCTCTATTGATATGGGATCTGGTACCACAGCATTGTAGTTTAGAATTCAAGATGGACATATAAGCTTATGGACATAGTCCCTCTTGCACTATGGTTGAGATCAAGATGCTTATGTCTTCCTATGTAGCTTCTGCTATTCACCGGAGTCCGCTAAACAGGTTGTTATATCTTGCACGAGATTGCTCATCTCCTTTCACTAATCATTTCATTTTCTGGTTTTTGCCGTGTGTTCTGCAGCTTAAATCTAAGATGAAGCCTACATCTTCGACTAAATTTTCTGGATCAAACAAACATTGAGAAGGATGTTGTTGAGTGGTAGCACTAAATCACTGACATTTCAAAGAAGTTAGTTCTACCATCGAACCCGATAAATATAAAGATCTAAAACCATGTCCTTGTATACTACTGTTTGTATTTCAAAATTATCAAGCACGGCATGCATGGATGGTGAATATTAACctgcaaaaaacaaaacttcTAATATTTTACAGTTTTTGATTTTGTGGAATGACATTGGCTACTATTGATTGTGTGCTATTGCAGGTTATCCCTATGCAGGTGTGCTAGAGAAGATTTACCCTATCTGTTCTATATATATGACTTGATGATACTTAGACTACAAAAGGAGTCGACTTGTGAAAATGATCTTCTTCTAGAAGTACAGCATGAGCCAACGTTTGATTGTCTCTGATGAAACTGACAACCTGCAAAGTCAAATTTTGAGAGATGGAAGCAGGAAGAAGTACAGCTTGAGATATACTCGCAAGGCACTAAAAGCTTATCGGCAAGCTGTCTCAACGAAAATGGCAGATCGGGAAGCTCTACTTCGCCCGGTGTAGTTAAAatcattttgcaaaaacattCATTTCTGATGGAGCAGTGGCAGGACCTTGATTTTTCTCTTTACTCTTCCTTCTGTACAACCTATGGTTTCATCCCAAAATTTGTAATTTGACAATAGATATTCAGGTTGTCCATGCTATTGGCTGCTCCGCGCCTCCGCCATTTCCATCCTCACATGATATCTTATCTTGGAATTGAGAATTTGTTTGCTGTGCTCTTTTGGCAACACAAAATCAAGCTCATTTTATCTATTTTTGCTTTATTCATTTTCCAGGTGCAGAAATTCAGCTTTTTTTTAATCGATTAACCTGTGACGGTTTACTTGCTAAACTGGAGTTAGAATATCAAGAAAACTATTTATATCAGAGATAAAAACAGAATTCAATCTATACGTCTTCCGTATTCCTTGATTGTCACCTTCCAGTTCTTCTGAGTTTTTTACATAGTCATTgtctcccttttcttttcttgttttaatCATACATTGTGTTTGCTGGGTGCCATATTAAGAGATTAACTCGGGTTTGGACTTGTGAGGGCATCGCCCTCCTTGCTCATAAATCGCTCGCCCACTTGCTGACTAATAAAATGTGTTATCATTCTCATGTACACCTCATCAGAAATATGGGTCAGATTAGTAATTTTTCTAAACTCCTATTAAAAACGCACGATTTGGTTGAAAAGCACTGCCACTGTTTGCatgaaaaaacagaagaaatttCAGTCCAAATAGCTCCTAAATGAAGACCAAAACAGGGAATAATGGTGAATGGAAGAAACAGCTTTATTATGCATATTGGAGCACACACAGTGTTGAATGAGGGACAAGGAGATTCGACTTGATACCTCTCCACCACTATGGGTTTGTTGACAGGTAATTTTTTGGAAAGCTAAAAGTAGAATCAGTATTAGGATTGCCACACATATCTGGAActctgtttttattttctgacaTTTGTCTACCCTAACGTTGTAGATGTCATTGGCCAAGCATTAGACGTTTTGGGCATACAAGAGGTCCCAAAAGAATTATGCATGCCAGAATTTTGTTGCTTACAGATTGATTATTTGAGGTAATTAAATTCGGTGTCCTTTTAGATCATTGCATTATATATTTGGGTGCAGTAACATAAGAGTCAAAAATCACCCATGAATTTGTCaatccgtagcaacgcacgggcactcaACTAGTAAACTTTAAAATTAGAGCTAGAGTACAACTGCAGGTGAAGTTCCCTAAATTGACACAGCAATTGGCTGCGTTGCTAGTTACACACAGTCCCTGTTTCAAATGCAAAATGTTTCATACAAACTTCCAAGAGAAAACGTAACCGCGCCCAAATTGAATTATACTGCCATATCCAACCTGTAGACTAATGTACTATATTTGAAATATCCTCTCTAAATCCCTGTCTTTCTAACTATTGAGCAGGACCGGCAGGGTTTGCAGATTCAGGAGATAAAAGCATAGCCTTTCAGCCTTACATTTCCACTAAGTTTACAACACTTATTCATCCAATGAACCACAGAGAGAGCGAAGGCTGTTAGAGATAGTACCCTCCAGTTGCTTCAGGCGAGTGTGCATCATCAGCATATAGCTTGGTGCATCTGGCACAAGCACCGGTTAAACATTGGAGATATATCTAGCTTTCCACAAACCAAGCTTCTTGGCCTCATTTCAAGTTCACAATTCAATCTTAAAACCACTGGAAATTGGCCAGACAGAGCAAAGTTTTCTTCATGCTTCTGTTTGTCTTCCCTTTATTTTCTCAAACGAGGGTCAATTTCATCTGCCTTTGTAATACATATTTACAGAAACTTCATTCTTTTGATTCAGATGGATGGCCAGTACCAATGTCCATGTGATCCTTTACATATGTTCGAAGGCATCCATTGATTACTCGAGGAGCACCTCCGTCACAAAACCGTTTTGCCAGATCTACAGCCTGAACAACAATGAACAAGAAGACACATATAGTTTATGTTTATAAGTCCAAACTAGAAATATGCAGGATAGGCTTAGAAAATAATAACCTCATTGATGGCAACTTTGTGAGGTGTTTCTTTCGACGTCATCTCTGCCATAGCAATGTGAAGAATGCAGAGCTCAAGGATCCTTGCAACAGGTTCATCCTGCCAGCAAAATGTTCAGTGGAcgagcaaaaaaaataaattaaaaattaaGCTGCTGATCAAATGAATAGGCAAAATACGACAAGCAAGATCGCATTtcatattttaaaatttatttcAGAAAAGGCCATGTGAGCTTTTGGAGTGGGTAGAAATATTGGTGAGCAACATCCAAGTATTTCAAGAAAGTATTGCATGAAAATTCATGCCAAACACTTCAGCTTCAGTATTGGTAATTGAATCAGTCGTGTGCTATCATCCATCTATATATAAAAGAGATGCTGCTCCTTCAGAGGGCTAAGCAGttccaaaaaggaaaaggcaaAAGCAATAACTAGTCCCAAATGACCAAACAGTTCAACTCACTTCTGGTGTGTGCCATATCGATTGTTTAATGCAGTCAAGGAATAGAAATATTTGATGTCACAAACTCGTAAAAATCACTTGAACTTTGGCATTAGTTTGTGACGGTTTCAAGCAACTTAAGTAAGAGATTATGGTTTCTAATCCAAAGGCCTCATCATACAATTCCTTTCGATTGAACTTATAACCATATGAGCTTGACACCCAAATGGAAGGATTTGATGGAAACACTGTGAAAGAAGTACCAACCTTCCAACTCTGAGGAATTATTTTGTTAATGATTTCAACATGCTGATCCCATCCACTGGCAACTGCCACTAACATTTCACGGGCCAATCTGCAATAGAAAATATCTACTCAGAA
This is a stretch of genomic DNA from Brachypodium distachyon strain Bd21 chromosome 1, Brachypodium_distachyon_v3.0, whole genome shotgun sequence. It encodes these proteins:
- the LOC100836217 gene encoding TATA-binding protein 2 isoform X1 gives rise to the protein MAEAALEGTEPVDLSKHPSGIIPTLQNIVSTVNLDCKLDLKAIALQARNAEYNPKRFAAVIMRIREPKTTALIFASGKMVCTGAKSEQQSKLAARKYARIIQKLGFPAKFKDFKIQNIVGSCDVKFPIRLEGLAYSHGAFSSYEPELFPGLIYRMKQPKIVLLIFVSGKIVLTGAKVREETYTAFENIYPVLTEFRKVQQ
- the LOC100836217 gene encoding TATA-box-binding protein 2 isoform X2, whose amino-acid sequence is MAEAALEGTEPVDLSKHPSGIIPTLQNIVSTVNLDCKLDLKAIALQARNAEYNPKRFAAVIMRIREPKTTALIFASGKMVCTGAKSEQQSKLAARKYARIIQKLGFPAKFKDFKIQNIVGSCDVKFPIRLEGLAYSHGAFSSYEPELFPGLIYRMKQPKIVLLIFVSGERRDIHCL